One genomic region from Homalodisca vitripennis isolate AUS2020 chromosome 6, UT_GWSS_2.1, whole genome shotgun sequence encodes:
- the LOC124365349 gene encoding uncharacterized protein LOC124365349, with product MDEKTYFDLLRIVTPLITKQDTKMREAITPHEKLTATLRYLSTGRTMEDLKFSTRISPQTLGRIIPETCSAIVKALNDYCKVPNTAEEWKQIAQEYGEKWNFPNCLGSMDGKHIAKTPPPGSGSYFYNYKGFHSQVLFCIASANYEIIYFHFGVNGRVSDGGVLKETDFNKKLTDKSLNLPEEGIVDGEALPYVFIADDAFPLTEVIMKPFFPIGLQTNLERYITTDSQEHAEWSKVFLGFSLRDFRFYKNQSPSLT from the exons ATGGACGAGAAAACGTACTTTGATTTATTACGTATAGTAACACCATTGATTaccaaacaagatacaaaaatgaGGGAAGCCATTACACCACATGAAAAACTGACTGCGACATTGCGGTATCTAAGCACTGGCAGAACAATggaagatttaaagttttcaacgAGAATTTCCCCCCAAACATTAGGAAGAATAATTCCAGAGACCTGCTCAGCTATTGTCAAGGCCTTGAATGACTATTGCAAG GTACCGAATACAGCCGAGGAGTGGAAACAAATTGCACAGGAGTACGGGGAAAAATGGAATTTCCCCAACTGCCTAGGCAGCATGGATGGAAAGCATATAGCCAAAACACCACCACCTGGAAGTGGTTCTTACTTCTATAACTATAAGGGTTTCCATAGTCAGGTACTTTTCTGCATTGCTAgtgcaaactatgaaataatttattttcattttggtgttAATGGCCGGGTATCTGATGGAGGAGTTCTGAAAGAGACAGACTTCAACAAGAAACTAACAGATAAAAGCCTCAATTTACCTGAAGAGGGCATTGTAGACGGCGAAGCTCTTCCATACGTATTCATTGCAGATGACGCCTTCCCCCTAACTGAGGTCATAATGAAACCCTTTTTTCCTATAGGGTTGCAAACAAACCTAGAAAGGTATATAACTACCGACTCTCAAGAGCACGCCGAATGGTCGAAAGTGTTTTTGGGATTCTCGCTGAGAGATTTCAGGTTCTACAAAAACCAATCACCTTCATTGACTTGA